The proteins below come from a single Methanococcoides sp. AM1 genomic window:
- the rpmC gene encoding 50S ribosomal protein L29: protein MAILRTKEIRDMNPHERVDELEKIRSELIRERALASAGGAPDNPGRVGELRRTVARIKTIQNELKEI, encoded by the coding sequence ATGGCAATTCTTCGTACAAAAGAAATAAGGGATATGAACCCACACGAACGTGTAGATGAACTTGAGAAGATCCGAAGTGAGCTTATCCGTGAGCGCGCACTTGCATCAGCAGGTGGAGCTCCTGATAATCCCGGTAGAGTCGGTGAGCTTAGAAGGACAGTTGCAAGGATCAAAACGATCCAGAACGAACTGAAGGAGATCTGA
- a CDS encoding 30S ribosomal protein S4e, with protein sequence MGNHQKRISVPNSWQISKKSNKWITSTRPGPHNRLQSLPLAVVLRDMLGVVDNRAEAKRVLSEGKVLVDGVARKDLRFPVGLMDVISIPLNSAEYLILLDGKGRLVLNKLEGMGANKLCRIENKTVIKGGNVQMNLNDGTNLNGSNDYNTKDSIIVSLPGKEIVKHIKYEVGNLAMIVGGSHSGEIGTIKGINKVRSSKYNTVTISGETEFETIENYVFVVGEKEPEISLGGESIE encoded by the coding sequence GTGGGCAATCATCAAAAGAGAATATCTGTCCCAAATAGCTGGCAGATCTCAAAGAAGTCCAACAAATGGATAACATCCACAAGACCAGGTCCTCATAACAGATTACAGAGTCTTCCTCTTGCTGTTGTGCTTAGGGACATGCTTGGTGTCGTTGACAACCGGGCAGAAGCAAAGAGAGTACTTTCAGAAGGCAAGGTCCTTGTTGACGGAGTTGCAAGGAAAGATCTTAGGTTCCCTGTAGGTTTGATGGATGTAATTAGCATCCCATTGAACAGTGCAGAATACCTTATATTGCTTGATGGTAAGGGAAGGCTTGTTCTGAACAAGCTTGAGGGTATGGGCGCAAACAAACTGTGCCGTATTGAAAACAAGACTGTAATCAAGGGCGGAAACGTGCAGATGAACCTGAACGATGGTACAAACCTTAATGGTTCCAACGATTACAATACAAAGGATTCAATCATAGTTTCCCTTCCTGGCAAAGAGATCGTGAAACACATCAAGTACGAAGTAGGCAATCTTGCAATGATCGTTGGTGGAAGCCACTCTGGAGAGATCGGCACCATCAAAGGGATCAACAAGGTAAGGAGTTCTAAGTACAACACAGTGACCATCTCCGGTGAAACCGAGTTCGAGACGATCGAGAACTATGTTTTCGTAGTAGGCGAGAAGGAGCCAGAGATCAGCTTAGGTGGTGAGTCAATTGAGTAA
- the rplX gene encoding 50S ribosomal protein L24, producing the protein MVSNQPRKQRKARYNAPLHIRQKYMAAPLSKELRGKFGRSASVIIGDTVVVMRGDHAGTKGKVEALSLKSGTIVVEGVSVSKVDGTEVPRPIYPSNVMITSLELNDKRRESILSRGR; encoded by the coding sequence ATGGTATCAAATCAGCCAAGAAAACAGAGGAAAGCACGTTACAATGCACCCCTCCACATCAGGCAGAAATATATGGCTGCACCTCTTTCAAAGGAGCTTCGCGGCAAGTTTGGTCGCAGTGCAAGCGTTATTATCGGTGACACTGTTGTGGTAATGCGTGGTGACCATGCAGGTACTAAAGGAAAGGTCGAAGCATTATCCTTGAAGAGCGGAACCATCGTAGTTGAAGGTGTTTCTGTTAGCAAGGTAGATGGAACAGAGGTTCCAAGACCGATCTATCCTTCAAATGTGATGATAACATCACTGGAATTGAACGATAAACGCAGAGAATCAATATTATCTAGAGGTAGGTGA
- a CDS encoding 50S ribosomal protein L32e: MEDTVNETNMKEAVTTELALDDESKRLFKVRKVQKAKKPAFKRTDSHKYKRLDSNWRRPRGLQGKQRRHIAAKGALAQAGYGSPVAVKGLHPSGYAEVLVNTVKDVDDVDASLEAIRIARTVGARKKAIIEAKATEMGIKILNPTRSE; the protein is encoded by the coding sequence ATGGAAGATACAGTTAATGAAACTAACATGAAAGAAGCAGTGACCACCGAACTTGCACTTGATGATGAGTCCAAGAGACTTTTTAAAGTCAGGAAAGTCCAGAAGGCTAAGAAACCTGCATTCAAGAGGACTGATTCACACAAGTACAAGCGTCTGGATTCCAACTGGAGAAGACCAAGGGGTCTTCAGGGCAAGCAGCGCAGGCATATTGCCGCAAAAGGTGCTCTTGCACAGGCAGGATATGGCAGTCCTGTAGCAGTAAAAGGTCTTCACCCATCCGGGTATGCAGAAGTCCTTGTGAACACTGTTAAAGACGTTGATGACGTTGATGCTTCCCTCGAAGCTATAAGGATCGCAAGAACCGTTGGTGCAAGGAAGAAAGCAATCATCGAAGCAAAAGCAACTGAAATGGGTATTAAGATATTGAACCCTACCAGGAGTGAGTAA
- the rpl4p gene encoding 50S ribosomal protein L4, with protein sequence MTTANIIDLSGNAKGEIALPEVFNEIFRPDLIKKAVLSAQANRLQPYGPKKYSGMETSAHSWGSGRGVAQVPRISNGSRVARIPQAVGGRRAHPPKPETDRTEKINKKEKRLAIRSAIAATIDADLVKARGHRFDAEVPLVAENTIEDLLKTKDVISFLQAAGVYDDVIRAKDGKHIRAGKGKRRGRKYKTRKSVLIVTGDASPISKAANNLSGVDVATVDSLNAELLAPGTHAGRLTIWTESAITNMEGMFI encoded by the coding sequence ATGACCACAGCAAATATTATTGATTTATCAGGAAATGCTAAAGGCGAGATCGCATTGCCGGAAGTCTTTAATGAGATTTTCAGGCCGGATCTTATCAAGAAAGCAGTTCTTTCTGCACAGGCTAACAGACTCCAGCCATATGGTCCTAAGAAGTATTCAGGTATGGAAACATCAGCACACTCCTGGGGATCAGGCAGAGGTGTTGCACAGGTTCCAAGGATATCCAATGGAAGCCGTGTCGCAAGAATCCCACAGGCAGTGGGCGGAAGGCGTGCACATCCTCCAAAGCCGGAGACCGACCGTACAGAGAAGATCAACAAGAAAGAGAAGCGTCTGGCTATCAGATCCGCAATTGCAGCAACTATCGATGCTGACCTTGTAAAGGCACGCGGACACAGATTCGACGCAGAAGTTCCTCTTGTTGCAGAGAACACCATTGAAGATCTTTTGAAGACAAAGGACGTAATCAGCTTCCTCCAGGCAGCTGGTGTCTACGATGATGTTATCCGCGCAAAGGACGGTAAACACATAAGGGCCGGTAAAGGTAAGCGCAGGGGTCGAAAGTACAAGACAAGAAAGAGTGTTTTGATCGTTACTGGGGATGCAAGTCCTATCAGTAAGGCAGCTAACAATCTTTCAGGTGTCGATGTTGCTACAGTAGACTCCCTGAATGCAGAACTTCTGGCACCAGGTACCCATGCAGGCAGACTTACAATATGGACTGAATCTGCAATAACCAATATGGAGGGTATGTTCATATGA
- a CDS encoding 50S ribosomal protein L22: MARINYTTDLDPETSSKAMGSELHISPKKSRELCKAVKGMKTKAAKRYLEEVVSLKQAVPFGRHNDSLGHRKGPMAAGRYPVKVASEMLKLLKNAESNAEYKGLNADHMYIAHAAAKRGRVIHGMRPRARGRASPKNTETVNIEMIISEVR, translated from the coding sequence ATGGCAAGAATCAACTATACAACGGATCTCGATCCAGAGACCAGTTCAAAAGCAATGGGTTCAGAGCTTCATATCTCACCTAAGAAATCACGTGAACTCTGCAAAGCAGTAAAAGGCATGAAAACAAAAGCTGCAAAACGCTATCTTGAAGAGGTCGTCTCTTTGAAGCAGGCAGTACCTTTTGGCAGGCACAATGACAGCCTTGGTCACAGAAAGGGGCCAATGGCAGCAGGTCGTTATCCTGTGAAAGTTGCATCTGAAATGCTTAAATTGCTCAAGAACGCAGAGAGCAATGCAGAATACAAGGGTCTGAATGCAGATCACATGTACATTGCACATGCAGCAGCAAAGCGTGGACGTGTGATTCATGGTATGAGGCCAAGGGCTCGCGGAAGGGCAAGTCCGAAAAACACGGAAACTGTCAATATTGAGATGATCATAAGCGAGGTGCGCTAA
- a CDS encoding 30S ribosomal protein S3: protein MAVERKFVQDGYVKASMDEYFAKQLSRAGYGGMEINRTPMGTQITVYAEKPGMVIGKAGKVIRKLTRDVDRLYDLDNPQIDAQEVKRPELNAQMMASRLASSIERGWYFRKAGHNTMRAIMNAGALGCEIVISGKLTGSRSRVEKMVNGYIKHAGKPAEDIVDDGFAVAVKKLGTLGCSVRIIHPDAVLPDAYRMKTAEELAASGVVAPAEEAKSAGIEELVEAEGAAVEAEETVVEAATEVEAETVEAAVEETSEAEVVAEEPVAESAEESEATIEIVDGEERREVNNVWQHKHEGHDYWHPMARVHREG from the coding sequence ATGGCTGTAGAGAGAAAGTTCGTCCAGGATGGATACGTAAAGGCATCCATGGATGAATATTTTGCAAAACAATTAAGCAGGGCTGGTTATGGTGGTATGGAAATCAACCGTACTCCAATGGGAACCCAGATAACAGTCTATGCTGAGAAACCAGGTATGGTTATCGGAAAGGCTGGAAAGGTTATCCGTAAACTGACCCGTGATGTAGACAGGTTATATGATCTGGACAACCCTCAGATCGATGCACAGGAAGTTAAGAGGCCTGAGCTGAATGCACAGATGATGGCATCAAGACTTGCTTCTTCCATCGAAAGAGGATGGTATTTCAGGAAAGCCGGTCACAACACCATGCGTGCTATCATGAACGCTGGTGCACTTGGCTGTGAGATCGTCATCTCCGGAAAATTGACCGGTTCAAGGTCAAGGGTGGAGAAGATGGTCAACGGCTATATCAAGCATGCAGGAAAGCCTGCTGAAGATATTGTCGACGACGGTTTCGCTGTTGCTGTCAAGAAACTTGGTACCCTTGGATGCAGTGTACGTATAATTCATCCTGATGCAGTCCTTCCGGACGCATACAGAATGAAGACTGCCGAGGAACTTGCAGCATCTGGTGTCGTTGCTCCTGCTGAAGAAGCAAAGAGTGCAGGCATTGAAGAGCTTGTAGAAGCTGAAGGTGCAGCTGTAGAGGCTGAAGAAACAGTTGTTGAAGCAGCAACAGAAGTAGAAGCTGAAACTGTAGAAGCAGCAGTCGAAGAAACTTCAGAAGCAGAAGTTGTGGCAGAAGAACCTGTGGCTGAATCCGCAGAAGAGTCAGAAGCTACAATTGAGATAGTTGATGGAGAAGAGCGCCGTGAGGTCAACAATGTATGGCAGCACAAGCATGAAGGTCACGACTACTGGCACCCAATGGCACGTGTCCACAGGGAGGGCTAA
- a CDS encoding 50S ribosomal protein L2 — MAKRLISQNRGRGSPTYRAPSHKYKAALKHPRVDEESVLNGTVIDITHDPARSAPIVKVAFENGEEQLILAPEGIAVGEKIACGVSAEVKPGNILPLAEIPEGIPVCNIESKPNDGGQFARASGVYATLVSREATKVVVRMPSGVLKWFSPKCRATIGIVAGGGRVDRPFLKAGKKYHKMKARAAKYPRVSGVAMNVIDHPFGGGNRKHPGRPTTVSRNAPPGRKVGQIAARRTGKR; from the coding sequence ATGGCTAAAAGACTTATATCACAAAACAGAGGTCGAGGAAGTCCAACATACAGGGCTCCATCACACAAGTACAAAGCCGCACTCAAACACCCACGTGTGGATGAAGAGAGCGTTCTCAATGGTACAGTTATTGATATTACACATGACCCTGCAAGGTCAGCTCCTATTGTCAAAGTAGCCTTTGAGAATGGTGAGGAACAGTTGATCCTTGCTCCAGAGGGAATTGCTGTTGGTGAGAAGATTGCCTGTGGTGTTTCCGCAGAGGTCAAACCAGGTAACATTCTGCCTCTTGCAGAGATCCCTGAGGGTATTCCTGTATGCAACATTGAGTCAAAACCAAACGATGGCGGTCAGTTCGCAAGAGCATCAGGTGTTTATGCAACACTTGTTTCCCGTGAAGCTACCAAGGTCGTTGTAAGGATGCCATCCGGTGTCTTGAAATGGTTCAGTCCTAAATGCAGGGCAACAATCGGTATCGTTGCTGGTGGCGGAAGGGTTGACAGACCATTCCTCAAAGCAGGTAAGAAATACCACAAGATGAAAGCAAGGGCTGCAAAATACCCACGCGTATCAGGAGTTGCCATGAACGTTATCGATCACCCGTTCGGTGGAGGTAACAGAAAGCACCCAGGAAGACCAACTACTGTGAGCAGGAATGCACCGCCAGGACGTAAGGTTGGTCAGATCGCAGCACGTAGGACCGGAAAACGTTAA
- a CDS encoding 50S ribosomal protein L23, translated as MSAIKYPFITEKAMMLMDDNKLQFVVDTRSNKKQVEDDVVKMYGFSVKSVRTMTTMKGLKKALVTFEEPDAAHEIATRIGLV; from the coding sequence ATGAGTGCTATTAAGTATCCATTCATTACTGAAAAAGCAATGATGCTTATGGATGATAATAAGCTTCAGTTCGTTGTCGACACACGCTCTAACAAGAAGCAGGTGGAAGATGACGTGGTCAAGATGTATGGCTTTTCTGTAAAGTCAGTACGCACAATGACCACCATGAAAGGCTTAAAGAAAGCATTGGTGACATTCGAGGAACCGGATGCTGCACATGAGATCGCAACAAGGATCGGTTTGGTGTGA
- the rpl3p gene encoding 50S ribosomal protein L3, whose product MAKGHRPRRGSLAFSPRKRAQSHIPRFRSWPESSAEPKLQGFAGYKVGMTHVIMIDDTKNSLTEGTEISVPVTVIETPAIRVAAIRAYGENTHGEKALAEAWTNVLDSDLDRRIKAPKNHDVNAALEKIGSLVENGKATDIRLITYTLPSTLTGVPKKVPDVMETGVSGSDVGAKFEFAKTILGTMMDVSDVFDNGGIIDVAAITTGHGTQGPVKRWGINLMKNKHSRQGSLRQVGTLGPWTPAHVSWRVPQQGQMGYHQRTEYNKRILKMSSDAEEINPAGGFTNYGVVRGNYILIKGSVPGPSKRLIRLREPTRSKVSSMGEPQIVHISTQSKQG is encoded by the coding sequence ATGGCAAAAGGACACAGACCAAGACGGGGTTCACTTGCATTCAGTCCACGCAAGCGAGCACAAAGTCACATTCCAAGGTTTAGATCATGGCCAGAGTCTAGTGCCGAACCTAAACTGCAGGGTTTTGCAGGTTACAAGGTCGGTATGACTCACGTTATCATGATCGATGACACAAAGAACAGTCTTACAGAGGGTACTGAAATATCCGTTCCTGTAACTGTCATTGAGACCCCAGCAATCCGTGTTGCAGCAATTCGTGCATACGGCGAGAACACTCATGGTGAGAAAGCTCTTGCAGAAGCATGGACAAATGTTCTGGACAGCGATCTTGACCGCAGGATCAAAGCTCCAAAGAACCATGACGTCAATGCAGCACTCGAAAAGATCGGGTCACTTGTCGAAAACGGCAAGGCAACGGACATCAGGCTCATCACATACACATTACCTTCAACACTTACTGGTGTTCCAAAGAAGGTACCTGATGTAATGGAAACTGGTGTAAGTGGATCTGATGTGGGCGCAAAGTTCGAGTTCGCAAAAACCATTCTGGGAACCATGATGGATGTTTCAGATGTGTTTGACAACGGTGGAATCATCGATGTTGCAGCTATCACAACCGGTCACGGTACACAGGGTCCGGTAAAGAGATGGGGAATCAACCTCATGAAGAACAAACACTCCCGTCAGGGAAGTTTGAGACAGGTCGGTACCCTTGGTCCATGGACTCCTGCACACGTTAGCTGGAGAGTACCACAGCAGGGTCAGATGGGTTACCATCAGAGAACTGAGTACAACAAGAGGATCTTAAAGATGTCTTCAGACGCTGAAGAGATCAATCCTGCAGGCGGATTTACCAACTATGGTGTTGTTCGTGGCAACTATATCTTGATCAAAGGCAGTGTTCCAGGTCCATCAAAGAGACTGATCAGACTCAGGGAACCAACAAGATCAAAGGTATCCAGCATGGGAGAACCTCAGATCGTTCACATTAGTACACAGTCCAAGCAGGGGTGA
- a CDS encoding 30S ribosomal protein S17: protein MAKDIGLDVPKPSKECDDVNCPFHGNLSVRGQILVGTVVSDKMDKTVVIQQRREKLINKYQRYEKRQSKIHAHNPPCIDAKVGDIVTFAECRPLSKTKSYVVVKSEVQA, encoded by the coding sequence ATGGCAAAAGATATTGGATTGGATGTACCTAAGCCGTCCAAGGAATGTGATGACGTTAATTGTCCATTCCACGGCAACCTCTCCGTAAGGGGACAGATCCTCGTCGGTACTGTTGTAAGCGACAAGATGGACAAGACAGTGGTCATTCAACAAAGGCGTGAAAAGCTGATAAACAAATACCAGAGATATGAGAAGAGGCAATCAAAGATCCACGCTCACAATCCACCATGCATCGATGCAAAGGTTGGAGATATTGTGACGTTCGCGGAATGTCGCCCTCTCAGTAAAACCAAATCATATGTAGTCGTTAAGTCGGAGGTGCAGGCGTGA
- the rnp1 gene encoding ribonuclease P protein component 1 — MGASASNLIFHELIGLVTEIIESTNPTLNNIKGRVVNETRNMLVIEMENMDEKMVPKKGTVFMFHIPSHSANQDQRVMINGKLLLSQPENRVKNLKKIRMR; from the coding sequence TTGGGAGCATCGGCTTCTAATCTGATTTTCCACGAGCTTATCGGGCTTGTTACGGAAATAATCGAGTCAACAAATCCCACACTAAATAACATAAAAGGCAGAGTGGTCAACGAGACGCGCAATATGCTTGTGATCGAGATGGAAAACATGGACGAGAAAATGGTTCCTAAAAAAGGAACTGTTTTTATGTTCCATATTCCATCCCATTCTGCTAATCAAGATCAACGTGTTATGATAAACGGGAAATTATTGCTCTCACAACCCGAGAATAGAGTCAAGAATCTTAAGAAAATACGCATGAGGTAA
- a CDS encoding 50S ribosomal protein L5 produces the protein MRDPKVDKVVVHMGVGESGQHLVDAEGILEAVTGQTVIRSYAKRTLPAFSIKKNEPIGCKVTLRGDAAEDFLTTSLEIIEKTLRASQFDDYGNVSFGVEEHTDYPDMRYDPNIGIFGMDINVVVNRPGYRVNKRRVMKRKIPTSHKISKEDTISFFKENYGVEVE, from the coding sequence ATGAGAGATCCTAAGGTCGATAAAGTGGTCGTCCACATGGGTGTTGGAGAAAGTGGTCAGCACCTTGTAGATGCAGAAGGGATCCTTGAAGCTGTTACCGGTCAGACCGTTATAAGAAGCTATGCAAAGAGAACTTTGCCTGCTTTCAGTATCAAAAAGAACGAGCCTATCGGATGCAAGGTAACTCTCCGTGGAGACGCTGCAGAAGATTTCCTGACAACATCTCTGGAAATTATCGAGAAAACACTCCGTGCATCCCAGTTCGATGACTATGGTAACGTTTCCTTTGGTGTTGAAGAACACACTGATTATCCTGATATGAGGTACGATCCTAACATCGGTATCTTTGGAATGGATATCAATGTGGTTGTAAACCGTCCTGGTTACAGGGTAAACAAAAGAAGGGTCATGAAGCGAAAGATACCAACTTCCCACAAGATCTCAAAAGAGGATACGATATCTTTCTTTAAGGAAAATTATGGTGTGGAGGTAGAATAA
- a CDS encoding 50S ribosomal protein L19e, whose product MTDLTNQKKLAAKVLGCGVHKVWLDPEASAEIAVAITREDIRGLIAGGSIKAELVKGVSRGRARQRDAKRKYGHRKGHGSRKGRKGARNPRKEQWMKKIRALRRRLKELRAEGALDKSTYCKVYRKAKGGEYRNLAHMEAHLNIKKTE is encoded by the coding sequence ATGACTGATCTCACAAACCAGAAAAAACTTGCAGCAAAGGTCCTGGGATGCGGAGTGCACAAGGTCTGGTTAGATCCTGAAGCTTCTGCTGAAATAGCAGTTGCTATTACAAGGGAAGATATCCGTGGTCTGATCGCAGGCGGAAGCATAAAAGCAGAGCTTGTAAAGGGTGTTAGCCGCGGACGCGCAAGACAAAGGGATGCAAAGCGTAAATACGGCCACCGCAAGGGTCATGGTTCCCGTAAAGGTAGAAAGGGTGCACGTAACCCAAGGAAAGAGCAGTGGATGAAAAAGATCCGTGCTCTCAGAAGGAGGCTCAAGGAGCTTCGTGCAGAGGGTGCACTTGATAAGTCCACATACTGCAAGGTCTACCGTAAAGCAAAGGGTGGCGAGTATAGGAACTTAGCTCATATGGAAGCGCATCTTAATATTAAGAAGACAGAATGA
- a CDS encoding 30S ribosomal protein S8, protein MVLLDPLADALSMIKNAEAVGKDSCTIKPASKLIGNVLKVMKDRGYIGEFEFVEDGKAGVYTVELIGRINKCGAIKPRYSVGATEFEKWEKQFLPAKNFGVLILTTPKGVISQYEARENNVGGQLLSFVY, encoded by the coding sequence ATGGTATTATTAGATCCTCTTGCTGACGCGTTATCTATGATCAAGAACGCTGAAGCTGTTGGTAAAGATTCCTGCACTATCAAGCCCGCATCAAAACTCATAGGAAATGTCCTTAAGGTCATGAAGGACCGTGGATATATCGGTGAGTTCGAGTTTGTGGAAGATGGTAAGGCTGGAGTATATACAGTAGAACTTATTGGACGTATTAACAAGTGTGGAGCTATCAAGCCACGTTATTCAGTCGGGGCAACCGAGTTCGAGAAATGGGAGAAACAGTTCCTTCCTGCAAAGAACTTTGGTGTTCTGATCCTTACAACCCCTAAGGGAGTAATTTCCCAGTATGAGGCTCGTGAGAATAACGTTGGTGGCCAGTTATTATCATTTGTGTACTAA
- a CDS encoding 50S ribosomal protein L14 — protein sequence MRGIRSTIPRALNAGAKIECVDNTGARTVEIISVKKYRGVKNRMPKAGIGDMCVVSVKKGTPEMRKQIIYAVVVRQKKEFRRPDGLRVSFEDNAVVIVDDKGIPKGTDIKGPVAREAAERFPKIGTTASMIV from the coding sequence GTGAGGGGTATTCGTTCAACGATCCCACGCGCACTGAATGCCGGCGCTAAGATCGAATGTGTTGATAACACTGGTGCACGTACTGTAGAGATCATCTCAGTCAAGAAGTACCGAGGTGTAAAGAACAGGATGCCAAAGGCAGGTATTGGCGACATGTGTGTCGTATCTGTAAAGAAGGGTACTCCTGAGATGCGCAAGCAGATCATTTACGCAGTCGTTGTACGCCAAAAGAAGGAATTCCGCCGCCCGGATGGTCTGAGAGTAAGTTTCGAAGACAACGCGGTAGTGATCGTAGATGATAAAGGTATCCCAAAGGGAACCGACATCAAAGGTCCTGTTGCAAGAGAAGCAGCAGAAAGATTCCCAAAGATCGGCACAACAGCATCCATGATCGTATGA
- a CDS encoding 30S ribosomal protein S14 codes for MTQTEKNFGRGANECKRCGRKQGLVRKYGIYLCRHCFREIAHDMGFEKYT; via the coding sequence ATGACTCAGACAGAGAAGAACTTTGGAAGAGGCGCAAACGAGTGTAAAAGATGCGGCAGAAAGCAGGGTCTGGTACGCAAGTATGGTATCTACCTTTGCAGGCATTGTTTCAGGGAAATTGCCCATGATATGGGATTTGAAAAATATACATGA
- a CDS encoding 50S ribosomal protein L18 — translation MATGARYKVPFRRRREGRTDYHQRLRLLLSKEDRVVVRKSARHMQLQLVAPDAKGDMTLTSAISTELGKYGYVGATGNTTAAYLTGLLFGYRALKEGYESGVLDIGIQASSPGCRVYAALKGVVDAGLDVPHNSSVFPSDERIRGEHVAEYMEGSNLPEVFEAVKEKILAEFS, via the coding sequence ATGGCTACAGGAGCCCGTTATAAAGTCCCGTTCAGGCGACGAAGGGAAGGGCGTACAGATTATCACCAGAGACTCAGGTTACTTCTGTCAAAAGAGGATCGTGTGGTTGTGCGTAAGAGCGCAAGGCACATGCAGTTGCAACTTGTGGCACCAGATGCAAAGGGAGATATGACATTAACGTCAGCTATCTCTACTGAGCTTGGGAAATATGGATACGTGGGAGCAACCGGTAACACAACCGCAGCATACCTTACAGGTCTCTTGTTCGGATACAGGGCACTTAAGGAAGGCTATGAGAGCGGTGTACTGGATATCGGAATTCAGGCATCATCGCCAGGATGTCGTGTATATGCAGCACTCAAAGGTGTTGTTGATGCAGGACTGGATGTGCCTCACAATTCTTCAGTATTCCCATCTGATGAGCGTATAAGAGGAGAACACGTTGCAGAATATATGGAAGGATCCAATCTGCCGGAAGTGTTCGAAGCAGTGAAGGAAAAGATCCTTGCAGAGTTCAGTTAA
- a CDS encoding 30S ribosomal protein S19 yields the protein MAKKSTSRLPKRKGEFTFRGLTVEKLQQLSFEEFAELLPAKERRSIRRGLSDKQKDILQQFKDGKENVRTHYRNMIIYPEMVGRTIEVYNGKTFVATEIMPEMIGHRFGEFSPTRNRVSHGSAGVGATRSSKFVPLK from the coding sequence ATGGCAAAGAAATCAACATCAAGATTACCAAAACGAAAGGGAGAGTTCACATTCCGTGGTCTTACGGTTGAGAAGCTCCAGCAATTGAGTTTTGAAGAATTTGCAGAACTCCTGCCTGCAAAGGAACGCAGGTCTATACGCCGTGGTCTTTCTGACAAACAGAAGGATATTCTGCAACAGTTCAAGGACGGTAAGGAAAACGTACGAACTCATTACAGGAACATGATCATTTATCCAGAAATGGTCGGTAGGACCATTGAGGTCTACAATGGTAAGACGTTCGTAGCAACAGAGATTATGCCTGAAATGATCGGGCACAGATTCGGCGAGTTCTCTCCAACACGTAACAGGGTTTCACACGGAAGCGCTGGTGTCGGTGCAACACGTTCGAGTAAGTTCGTACCATTGAAGTAA
- a CDS encoding 50S ribosomal protein L6 gives MAKEIKKIISIPEGVTVTLENNVLSASGPKGTNTRFVWYPGVNIEVNGSEVVVDSPSSRKKQKAMVGTLSSHINNMMKGVVDGFEYHMKVVYSHFPMQLKVEGKQFVISNFLGEKKSRVSNILGETTVKASGDEVIVSGINKEDVGQTAANIEQKTKIKRFDPRVFQDGIYIVEKRV, from the coding sequence ATGGCAAAAGAAATCAAAAAAATAATCTCGATTCCTGAAGGTGTGACAGTAACGTTAGAAAATAACGTTCTGTCCGCTTCAGGGCCCAAAGGTACCAACACAAGATTCGTGTGGTATCCAGGTGTAAACATTGAAGTGAACGGCTCAGAAGTGGTCGTTGACTCTCCATCATCGAGGAAAAAACAGAAAGCAATGGTCGGAACGCTTTCTTCCCACATCAATAATATGATGAAGGGAGTTGTAGATGGATTTGAGTACCACATGAAAGTGGTCTACTCTCACTTTCCAATGCAGCTTAAGGTCGAAGGAAAGCAGTTTGTCATCAGTAACTTCCTTGGTGAGAAGAAATCCAGGGTTTCCAATATCCTTGGTGAGACAACTGTAAAAGCAAGTGGTGACGAAGTCATTGTCTCCGGTATCAACAAGGAAGATGTCGGTCAGACTGCTGCTAACATCGAGCAGAAGACAAAGATCAAGCGCTTTGATCCACGTGTGTTCCAGGATGGTATATACATCGTTGAGAAGAGGGTATGA